Within Eschrichtius robustus isolate mEscRob2 chromosome X, mEscRob2.pri, whole genome shotgun sequence, the genomic segment TCAGTCTAATGTTAGTTAATTAGTTCTTTAAAACTCCTCAGACAATTAGGGGACCTTGAGACACTTTGATTCCATATACCCTCCAAATTTATTGTTATGCATTTTCATTCTCTATATATTTAAATCCCCAGAAGAAATTACTATCATTGTGTTATATAGTCAACACTCATTTAAATTTGCCTACATATTCACAAATGTCATTAGTCTTTCTTTCCTGTATCTATGTGCCTCCACCTGGGAGGATATTTCTTCTGCCCAAAGAAGAGCCTGTAACATTTCTTTTAGTTTGAGTCTTCTGGTCACATATTTTCCAAGTTTTTGTTACACGATGATGAAATGAATGCATATTTTAGGACTGTTTTTCCTTAAAGCATACTTTTTCTCCTATTACAATAATACTGTTACACTGAGTTGATATCTTGTTACTTTTGGAAACTTCTCAACCAAGATCTCTTCAAATACCACTTCTCCGctgttccctccctttctttccggGACTCACATTAACCATGTGTGAGGTATGTTCACTGCATCACCTTTAATTATCTCCCCCTCGCTTTTGGTATTCTCCATGTTATGTCTCTCCAGGCTCCATTGTGGATCTTTTCATCGGACTTATCTTTCATATCTCTAATTCTTCCGTCAGGCAGGGAGGTCACCTTTGACCCTTGAACCATCACACCAGGGTAGATTTCAGGGTAGGTTTTATTGTGCTCCTAGAGCCGAGCAGAGAAGAGAGAGTTAGAGATGAAAAGCCACTTGTCCCAGGTCACATAACCTGAACCAAGCAGAGCAGGGACTAACATCACAGACTAAACCCTGGGTCCAGACCCTTTCCTCTGTGCTTGTTTTCTTCTTGGCTGTGAATGCTCCCCACCTCTCGTTTCCTGAGAAGCAGAAATACAGTGAAGTctctcagccttttttttttcttcctaactaTGATAATTTCCTATTTAGATTATAAAGTTGGTGATATTTCTTCATTAGCCGGATATTTACCCAGGAATTTTTCTGGTACTGAGACCATTGATGTGATATTCTCAATTTCAGGGTACAATAAGCAAGTTACCTCCTTACAAAGAAGAGCAAGACGCTGGCGTATTTACCAAAGGAGGTATAACAATTGGCCTGAACAAGTCAGGTCTGGTATTCATCCTTCATCCCAGCAACAACAAGATGGAGATCAAGCAACAAGTGATGTTCACAAGGATACTGGAGTAAGATAGTAAGTGACGAGGCAGCATGGCTGACAAGTATCAACCAGTGAAAAACAAAACCTTGCAGTTAAATATGTCATTCTTCTCTCTAACCTGGAAGAGTGAGGAATGATGGGATCAGGTTAATGGTTGAGCAATCTTTATTGTAGCTCTGCTATCATTGGGGAAAATGTAGAGAAGACTTCCCAAGGCTATACGGACCACTTTCTTCTCTCCActtccccacagtgctccctATGCCATTCCATCCTGTCATCGGAGAGGCAATTTTCAGAAACAAGACGAAACCCATGTTAACAAGGAGACAGAGCAAAAGCCTCCAGAGAGACGAATGGAGAGAAACAGGCAGGATGAGACCTTGGGGAGCTGGTTCAAGACCACAGTGAGTGTGCTGGCTAAATGGACCTGACATGTAGAAGAAGATGACAGAGGGAGTCATGTGGGGCGCGTGTAGAGATGCTGGGAACTTTTCTCTCGTGGCAGTGGAGTTGGTAATCTGTCTTGTTATTACTAGGAGTTAACTTCCTAGATCATGTGAGGGCAGGTTCAGAGAAGCAACATAAAGGGAGCAGACtgactgcagggagcatgggagAGGCTGTCTAAAAGCAAAGGAGGAAACTTCACACCAGAAGACGCAGTTTGGCTCAAGCTGAGTGTGGGAGGAGGTTGAGTCTCTGGGGTCCTTGTCAGAGGGGCAGGCCAGGTCTGCCTTAGGTAGGATCTCTTAGAACTTTATAAAAGTAAGTACATGTGAAAGACATGAAGTCGATTATTTCAGGAAAAGTATTTAAGTGGAAAGAAAAGGTATTTAGGAAGTCCATGTCTGGTGTAAAAGTTAGCGATAACAGATATTGTCCTACCTTAAGAAATTACCTAAAGCCTGAAAAAAGGTCCTAAAGCAAGACACAGCTGGGTCTTATCTTAACCTTGGATTCCATTGTATCAGTTTTCTTTCCCCAATTATTTCTTTGGCTCCTAGATTCCCTTCGGTATTCAATATGATGAGAAGTGGCTGCTGAATTTGATTCAGAAGCAATGCAGTGCCCCCTTCACCCCAGTCGAAGTAAGAGAGGACATGGAGGCCCATGAGAGGAAACGGGGTAGATGGCAGGCCCAGATGAGAAAAGCCTCTGGTCTCATATTTTGCTTCTCTTGTCACTCTCCCTACAGTTTCACTATGAGAAAATGCAGACCCAGTTCTTCGTTGAGAATGCCAACATTGCCTTCGCACTGAAGAATGTCAACGGCAAGATTTACAATGAGGCTAATGAAAGGGTGTGTGTCAAGGGCATGAGCAGGGCTAGCAGGGGGCAAGAGGGCAGGACAGGGGCATGGTCTTGCTTGATCCCAGGGCTcagatttcctggagcttacCCAGCCCCTCTTGTGTTCTCAACAGATATCTATCTTTGTTGATCCCTGTGATGCACCCCACTCTGTGCTGAAGGAGCTGAGGTCAGAAAAGGTGGAGCAGATAAAGGTAATGCAGACTCAACACAATCTGTGCACTCACAGCCAGACCCACCTATTGCCCCCGATCACCACCTCAGACTCAGAGCCCTGAACCCCATCCCTAACTCTGCAGCTGCCCGTGAAGGAACGACACGATGCCTCCCAGAAATCTCTTGACATTCAGAGGCTCTGCTCTGACCCTGGTATGGCTACAGCAGTAATTGTAGAGCAGGTGAGGGCAGAGGGGTCTAGCTGGGAAGGATACTCAGGAATGGTACCTCTGGGAGGGGTTGGTGCTGGAGCTGTACCAGCCAGGAGCCTCTCagcctctgtttccctcctcCTGGCTTCCTGGAGACTTGATGACCCGTGATACTGGAATGCCGCGAAACCCTAGAAATGGCATGGCCGCCTCCCTGCAGATCCATCTAGGGAATATGCCCAAGGTGAGGACCTTAGACCCAATGTTGgggctggtggtgatggtgggagagATTAGGTAGAAGAGGCAGATTGGTCTCAGGTATCCCCTGCTGGGGTCCTCACTCTAACTCTTTCCTCATCATAGCTTTTGCCCTTGGAGCTGAGCAATAAGAAACCCTACCAGCTGCATGGCCTGTCCAACTCTATGCCGAATGCTTCCAACACCAAGAACTTGAACCTCTCCAACACTGAGGTGAGGTGTGGTACCCAGATCCATCTTTGAAGGGAAGGTGGGAAAGCTCATGTGATGGTGACAGAGGAAGGGAAATGGATTTGTAGGAAAAGGAAGGGACTGGGGTGCACGGCCatcttggctctgtttctctggccCATGTGGTTCCTCCTCATAATCACAGGTGAAGTCTGCAGGGAAGATGGACAAGGGTGAGCGGCTGGAGCCAGAAGGGATGTGTGCAGACAGAAACCCCCTGTGCACCAGCTTCCCTGATAAGTCAACCAACATAAGGTCAGATGTATCCTCTGTTACCCACTGGGAGCCTGAGCTACTCCCGAAAGTGGCCGTTTGCAAGGGGCAGCTGACATGGACCTCAGGGAGGACTACAGGCCCTATGCTCTCCTCTCTGCATCACAAAGTTGACAAAGTTTCAACCAACATCCAATGGGCCCCCAGCCCAATATCTgcatattttacattcttacctGCTGTGTCTGAGCCATTCTGGGGCAGGTGAAGAGCTGCAAAAGGGGCGCcgtttcccctttcttctctcttcttcccttacCCCCACCACGGGAgagcttctttcccttccctttgttttctctctctcccttgcctCTAGGCCCGAATGTCTCTGTCATCTCTCCCCTCGTACCTTCACTCCTTTTCTGTCTTCATCCCCCttcatctccctccctgcctcctgagCCCTACCTCACTCGCCTCCCTGCCCCAGCATCCTGGGCCATCCATGGGGGGGAGTCCAGGTCTTGGTCCAGGTCTTGGCAGAGTGCTGGACCCCCAGTGAGGTAGCAGAGCCTCGGGCACACACcccattccctcttctctccacatccttcaGTGGGgccctggaggaaggaagggaggggaaggaagtcCTGCAGCATGGGTTTGAAATGCTGGTCCTTGTGGCACTGGAGAAGGGAGTCCGGGCAGTCTGTGGGGGAGCtacccaggggaaggagaggaagggagggagggaggtggggagggaggtaggGCATGCTCTCCCTCTGTGTCAGTCGATGGGGGACGTGTTCAGGGCCCTGGAAGGCTGGGACACTGGGGTGTGGGTGTACTTGCTCCCATGAGGAGGAGGGTCACCACCATAGTTTCACTGACTTTTCTGTTTTGTCTTGATTTTGGCAGCTCCATCCTGGAATTGTTCCCCAAGTTACTAACCTTGGTAAGTGTATACCTTGTTCACTGACTCCTCTAACTGGCACTGACAGCACCCACAAACTACTCTGAACCCCGTTGGGTCTTGCCCCAGTTACAGTTTTGAAACTGACCCTTAAAAGTCCTGGGCAGAGGGGGATGGTACAGCCCCTGTGGGAACCTGACAAAGGCTCTGGATCTTCTTCAACCACGTTCTTCACAGGCTTTGGGGAACCCACGGTGATGATCCAAACTGTAGTCCTGCCCATGGAATTTCCAGGGCCCTTTCACCCCTGACCTCTGATCCTCACCCTCTCTTGGGCCCATCCTTTTCCCTGATCATCCGGTACCACCTCCTGGTCTGCACTGCTgacttcctcttctcttccccaGGGCGGCCAGGAGACATCCCCACTGGCTAAGTGTGGTATTGAAGCCTGCAAGCGCTTACCAACCTGCAAGGTGAGGATGGACGATCAAGTCGGGTTGTAAGTGGTGCATGAGAAGGGGGTGTCAGCCCTGGTCCTGAGGACTGTTTTGATTCCAGGGCAGCTACTTTGGATCTGATGAGCTGAAGAGCCTAGTCCTGCAATTCCTGCAGCAGTAAGTACCTCTGGGAAGCTGAGCAAGGTGGGGAGGGTGAGGACAGGTGAGGCCACCTAAGCACAGGTCTGCTCAGGGGAGTTTCCAAGTCTCATGTGAGGTCCAGACTACAGAGATAGACTGTCCTCAATGCTCCGCCTCAGGTACTACTTGATCCATGACTATGGAGACCGACGGTGTCTAGTGGCTTTTTATCACGAGGAGGCCTGCTTCTCCCTGACCATTCCCTTCCACCCTGAGGACCCAGCCCCGTGAGTATCACAGCACAGGCTCTGCTCCTGGGCCGTGTGGCTCCCCAGCGGACACAGGCCAGCTCCTGCAGACACCCACCACCCACTGTTGCTCTTTGTCTCCTAGAAGCAGCTTGTGCGAGTACTTCAAGGACAGCAGGAATATGAAGAAGCTCAAGGACCCCCGTGAGTGTGTGATGGGAAGACTGGGTGGGAAAGGGCGGTGAAGGGGTCAATCATAGGGCCCAGGGCGTGGCAGCCCCTGACCTTCGTTCgcttcccctcccctcacagACCTGCGGGTCCAGCTGCTGAAGCACACAAAACGTGACATTGTGCACACCCTCTGTGTGTTGCCCAAGACTCAGCATGACTTCAGCTCCTTCGTGGTGGACACGTGGTCCCAGACGGTAAGCTCCTGCTTCCTCCCACGGGGGGGCCCAGGAAGCCGCAGGTGGGTAGGAGGTGCAGGTGGTGACTGGGCGCCTGggctcttccctttcaggaaACGATGCTCAGCTTCTCTGTCAGCGGGGTGTTCAAGGAAGGTGAGTGTGTGTAGACCCCCTCCCCAGTTGCCCCACTGCTGCCTCCCCCTGGCCAGGCTCAAtcccagaaccacccagcttccctgaccccttcccttcccttccgttcccttccctttccttccccttctcttcccttcccttccctttctttccccttcttttcccttccttccctcccctcccctcctcccttcccctcccctccctcccctgccctccgctccaactcccctcccctcccctgccctccgctccacctcccctcccatcccctcccctcccctccccttccccactgtgttCTCCAGCGCTCAGGCTTCCCACAGACAATCCAGGTCTGAGCTGTGTCCATGCCTGTCTGCCCTGCACACCCTGGGCGTTGGGGACACAGGCTGCGGAGTTTGGTGGCTGTCATCCCAGATACTCACTCTGAGAACTTGGgccgttacttaacctctcagtttcctcattcgcAAAATGGGGTAGTAGTATCCACCTCTTGGGCGGCTGTGAAAAACGCATCCTGTGAACCTgtgtagtggttgtcaggggccctGTCACTGGGCGCAGACTGCTCCTATAGTTGCCCTCCCGATTCCCGACACCCTGGCCCCCGTGAACAACTGCCCTCTCAGCATGAGTGTCCAGTCACAGCCTGACTGGGGACCGCCGTGTGAGCGTGTACAGCACGTGTGGCTCTAAGGGGTactgttgtttgtttgctgttgaagTGGAAGGAAGTTCTCAGGGCTGTGTGCGTGCCTTCACCCGGACCTTCATCGCTACCCCTGCCAGCTACTCCAGGTGAGAGCCCTGTTGTGGGCGGGAATGCCCATCCCCGCCTGCGCTCAGGGGCGTGGGAATGTGGTGGCGCAGACCTTAGGTTTACTCGGTATTGTGGAAAGCCAGCAGGGAGATCCCAGGAGCAGTGTAGCCTAGTGGTTaagaagagcatgggctctggaatcagCCTATGCGTTCTCTCCTTGACCCAGCACtcactcgctgtgtgaccttggtcaagtcacatgacctctctgtgactcagtgtcTTCTTCCGAGAATGGGGATCAGAGCGTCCACCCCTTGGGCTGTGGTAAAGGGTAAATGCGAAATTGCCCGTGGGTTGGGGATAAACCTATAAATCGAGTGAAGGTGGTAGACAGTCTCTCCAAAGGTGGGCTCTGTGGGGAGGGCCAGAGGTACCAGTCAAGGAACCTGGGAGACAGACACAGGAGGGGCGTGGAAGGAATCTGGTTGCTGAATGCCAGTGGGATCAGAGTCAATATTGGGGGTGTGGGTGTCCATCCAGGCATAGTCTGAGGGCCCATTTTTCCTTCAGTCTGTGCATTGTGAATGACGAGCTGTTTGTGAGGGACGCCAGCCCCAGTGAGACCCAGAGTGTGTTCTCCATCCCAGTGCCTACGCCCACCTCCAGCTCCATGCACACCCTCTCCCAGGAGCAGCAGGACATCATGCAGGCATCTTCCACCCGACCTGAGGTGAACCGCTAGTGGAATCAGAAGTGAGTGCTGGGTTTGCGTGGGGAtaggagggagctgggaggagtAGAGGAGTGATTAATGGGAACTTGAAGGTAAttattttacatctatttttttcttacaaacgTTTAGTTGTGAGAAATTCCCTAATTTCATACTAATACCTTTCCATGTATTATAAAATACAGGTTTCCTATGTTATATACTGTTTTGAAACTTCTTTTGTTTATCATTAGCACCAGCATAGCTTCCTCTCTGTATATGTGAAGCTACCTTATTCTTTCCAAGATCAATATATTAAACAGTTGAATTCCAGGAAGCCATAAGCTATTATTGATAGGCATTTATCTTTTCACTACATCTTCAGCAGTGGCGTCTGCTCATTCTGGTACATACATGTTGGTAAACTTGAAGGCTTGTTCCTGAGGCATAGATTTAGCAGTGATGTGTGGTCACAGTGTCTGCAGTTTGGTCCTAAGAGAGGTCATCTATCCTCCCCCACTACAGGTGCTTTCAGTACAATCACTAGACTATTACAGAACTAAAAATTCTTTACTCATCAAAAAGTGAATTCTGATAATCCAGAGGTAAGAAGAAATAGACCTCTAGGCTTTCAGGAAGGTGAAGGTGGACAGAAGTCAGGTGCCCTGGGGTTGAAACTAATGGCTGCTGGCTCTGCTGACATCCCAAttctttctctttactttcttcAGCCCAAGGGCAAAATTCAAGATGAGACCCTCATCCACTGACCTGGGATCTTGAGAAAAAAACTCTGCAAATGAGCCTTTAGATGTCATTTTCATCCTCCTCATATTTGTTACCTCTCTTCTCTTAACTGAAGCCATATCCATGACTAAGCTTGCAGTCCAGCTAATCAGGAAACCAAAGTTTACCGTGTAGGCCTGCCAGTTGTTCTGTATTTTTCCCACGCATGATCCTTGTTTATCTTTATATTAAAGAGTAACATTGCACATTGTATGTTGTGTGTCTTGGATTGCTCTTCCCCTGACCCAACCATGAGTTAGTGGGGCCAGGACCAAAAGGTCCCATCTCCCACATCATCCCTGGCAGTCTCTAGCATTTATATCCGACCTATACAGTGCTTGAAAATTATAGAGTAAGGACTCCATTCCTGGACTACCCTAAAATCCAAGCTTTGCCTCCTGATAACCTTCTCTCCACCACTTCAGTACTCACAAGTTGTGACCGTTCTGATGTTCACTTCTATAAACAAATATAACGTATTTAGCAAGTAAAGTACCATATTTACTCTAATAATTATGGTATTCTTAATCATTTAACAGGTCTAAAACTGTGCTAACATTTTTATTAGGTTCTTAGGTTGTGTAACTAACACTATTTTCCCCACAACTcctgtgttgtttttttaacttatttactttgaaataattattgaTTTACCAAAAGTTGCAAAAAAAATGTGTAGAGAGGTCATGTATACCCATCACTCACCTTCTCCTAATAATAACACCTTGTATTACTTTAGTACAGTATCGAAACTAAGAAATGGACATTGGTACAGTCCACTGAGCTTACTACAATTTCGCCATTTTACATGCACTCATTTGTGTGTTAGAACACCTGTGAATAAAACTTATATATATAATTCCATGCACTTTTACCAGCTATGTAGGTGTTCTAAGTATCACCACAAACAAGATCAAAAACTGTTTCATCACCACACGTTTCCCTCATGTTAGcctttatagccacacccacctTCTTCCTGATCCCACATCCCTAAACTCTGTCAGACACTATTATAATTTCCTAAATGTCatagaaatagaatcatatagtatattatCTTTAGGAATggatttctttcactcagcataactctcctgagatccatccaagttgtaaAGTGGGTCTATAGTCTGTTCCTTTGTATTGCTGAATAGGATTCCATGgtgtgaatgtaccacagtttgtttagccattcCCCCGTTGAAAGACATCTGGGCTATTTCCACTTTTTAACTATTGTGAGTAAAACTGTGATGAACTTCATGTAAgggtttttgtgtaaacataaattttcatttctctgggtaaACGGCCCAGAGTGCaactgctgtatcatatggtaatggCATATTTCGTTCTGAAAACCCTGCCACATTGTTTTGCAGACGACCTGTCCATTTTGCATCCCCATTGGCAATGTATGAGTGACTCAGTTTATCCAGTGTTTTCTGCATTTGGTTTTGTCACTGTTTTTCTCAGCCATTCTGATAGGGGggtttaatatttcattgtgcttttaatttgcacttccatgATGGCTAAAGATGTTGAATAGCTTTTCCTAAGCCTATTTGCCCTCTGTTCATGTCTTTCATCCATTTCATAATTGGATTAAGAGGCAAGAAGTTATCTCTATAGAGAGCTGCCCTGGCTCTGGCTAACAGGCAGAGTAAGAGAATATGAGGCCCCTCGAGACTCACTTTTCTTGACAGGGAGGGCAGAAGTGGGGCTGAAGCTATTAAATGTTCCTCAAATTAGGACGGAACTTGGATATGGAACAGGATTAAGAGGTGGGGGCATCTCTGGGTCCATCTGTGGAGACCTGGATACGGCAGAAAAAGAAGGGGGATGTGGGGCAGAGGAAAAACAGTGGAAGGAGGGAGATACAGGGGGATGCCTTCTAAATGATGCTAGATTCATCACTCTCAGCCTGCTCAATGGAGTGCAAAAAACTACTCTCCTAGACATGTGGTTTTCAACTCTGGATATCCATTAGGATCCCCTCTAAtgctcagattcaaccaactgaatCAGAGCCTCTAGGGGTAAGCCCAGTCATCAGTATCTTTAAGGTTCACCTCAGTTGATTCTAATGAGCTGTCAAAATTGGAAACCTTATCTGacggtgtattagtttgctatggctgccataacaagataccacaggctgagtagcttaaacaacagaaatttatttctcacagttttaaaggttggaagtccaagatccaggtgttcacaggtttggtttcttctgaggcctctctccttggcttgcaaatgGCCTCCTTCTTACTCCTTCTTCACATGGCTGTCCCTCTGTGCATACACACCCTGGTATCTCTTTATGTGTCCTAAGCTCCTCTTATAAGGaaaccaatcatattggattagtgtCTACTCTAACGGCCTCATTTTAatgtaatcacctctttaaaggccctatcttcaaacacagtcacattctgaggtactgggggttaaagcttcaacatatgaattcgggTAGGCCACAGTTCAGTCCACAACAGATGGTATGAGAAATACCTTGGTCTGAGAAATTCATCTCCCTTTTAGCTACCTTCCTGGAACTACTATACAACACTTCTGCCATCAACTCATTAGGTAGAAGTTGGTCATGTGACCATTGTTGGCTGCAAAGCAGGCTATAAATGTGGTCTTTTACTGGAAACATTACTGTACCAAATAAATTTGGGATTCTTTTattaagaaagaaggagaattGGTATAGAACATATGCTACACTTTCATACCCAAGGCAGCTAGATGCACTACCTCAATTATCATGTCCTTTCTAC encodes:
- the LOC137756374 gene encoding LOW QUALITY PROTEIN: nuclear RNA export factor 3-like (The sequence of the model RefSeq protein was modified relative to this genomic sequence to represent the inferred CDS: substituted 1 base at 1 genomic stop codon), giving the protein SIFDLTVYLCGTIDQVTSLQRRARRWRIYQRRYNNWPEQVRSGIHPSSQQQQDGDQATSDVHKDTGVRYAPYAIPSCHRRGNFQKQDETHVNKETEQKPPERRMERNRQDETLGSWFKTTIPFGIQYDEKWLLNLIQKQCSAPFTPVEFHYEKMQTQFFVENANIAFALKNVNGKIYNEANERISIFVDPCDAPHSVLKELRSEKVEQIKLPVKERHDASQKSLDIQRLCSDPDLMTRDTGMPRNPRNGMAASLQIHLGNMPKLLPLELSNKKPYQLHGLSNSMPNASNTKNLNLSNTEVKSAGKMDKGERLEPEGMCADRNPLCTSFPDKSTNISSILELFPKLLTLGGQETSPLAKCGIEACKRLPTCKGSYFGSDELKSLVLQFLQQYYLIHDYGDRRCLVAFYHEEACFSLTIPFHPEDPAPSSLCEYFKDSRNMKKLKDPHLRVQLLKHTKRDIVHTLCVLPKTQHDFSSFVVDTWSQTETMLSFSVSGVFKEVEGSSQGCVRAFTRTFIATPASYSSLCIVNDELFVRDASPSETQSVFSIPVPTPTSSSMHTLSQEQQDIMQASSTRPEVNRXWNQKTELGYGTGLRGGGISGSICGDLDTAEKEGGSAPGSGPTHQWDDASFGTPQTAYPAMSGTGPTHQQTDTSFRTPRPCSQRPRNLALPTSEPALAPGLPGPQPHPPAGQHQFQDTLDPSASCPGIQPHSTVGHHQLLDTPKPWSQPCGAGPAHQQADTRYRTSSPHHHPLQSLAPPTSGPALIPGLPGALQPAAS